A window of Devosia chinhatensis genomic DNA:
CTCCGCCGCGAGTACCAATCTCAGTTCCTCGCAGGTCCTGAGAGCCTATACGCAGACCTTCGCGACGCCCGCCTTCACCTCCGTCACCGCAGCACAGACCACGGGCATCGCCGGCTATGCGGCCGGTCCGCGCCTGCCCACCGCGTCCGCCAGCGCCAGCAGTTTCAAGACCGCCGTGGTCAAGATCTCGCCGGATCGCCAATCCCTGGAGATCACCGTCGAGGGCCGCACCTTCGCCCTGCAGGACTTTACCGCGGGGCCCGCGACCGTGACAATCAATGGTCAGGATTACGTCGCCTATGGCTTTAGCACCGATGGCGCTTTCCCCTCGAACGCTGACCGCAAGGACGCCGCGATCCTGGTGAACGGCACCTATTCTTCCCTCGCCATGTTCCTGCGCAATGCCGGGGACGCGATGCAGAACCAGCCTCACGTCAATGACGGCTTCGTCATGATCGCCACGGGCGGGGAAACCCCGATCAACGGCATGCCGTCCCAGATCGTCCATTACAGTGGCCAATGGTTCACCGTCACGCCGCAATCCTTCGAAAACGGCAACTTCCTTGCACAGGCCGATTTCGCCAATCGCAGCCTCAACTGGACTGCGACCGCTCTCGACAACAGCTTCACCGATACCGGCACCGCCACCATCGATGGCAACCGCTTCGTCGGAACGCTGGCTTTCGGCGCCCTCGGCGTCAATGACAGTGCCCAGGTGGTCGGCAGCTTCTATGGCCCCAATGCCGAAGAAATCGCAGGCGTCGTCAGCGGCAATGGCACGGTCAACGGCGCGGTCGTCCCGGTCGGCGGCGGGTTCTTCGGCAATAAGGTCCCGTAAGCATCCATGCGCCTGAAACGCATCCTGCTTGCCATCGTCGCCCTGCTCTGGGCGACGATGGCGACCTACGCTGCCAGTTTCGCCGAGCTCGAGGCACATATTGCCGGCGGTGATTTCGTCTCCGCCGAGCAGGCGGCCTTGCGTCTCGATACGGCGGAAGCGGGCGACTTCTTTGTCGTCTATGTCGAGGCGACGCGACGCATTGCCGGCGGCGACTGCCTGTCCGCAACCCCGTTGCTGGAAACCCTCGCGGTGATCCGCCCCGGCTTCATGTCCGCCCACCAATTGCTCTACCTGTGCGATATCGAGCGGGGCGACGAGTCTTCGGCGGCACAGCGGCTCGACGTCATGCTCGCCCTTCTGCCCGAAGGCGATGCCCGCGATG
This region includes:
- a CDS encoding transferrin-binding protein-like solute binding protein, which translates into the protein MLAKFVLAVTCATLLSGCSLANLMSNAAPVAPAPATPPAAGSAASTNLSSSQVLRAYTQTFATPAFTSVTAAQTTGIAGYAAGPRLPTASASASSFKTAVVKISPDRQSLEITVEGRTFALQDFTAGPATVTINGQDYVAYGFSTDGAFPSNADRKDAAILVNGTYSSLAMFLRNAGDAMQNQPHVNDGFVMIATGGETPINGMPSQIVHYSGQWFTVTPQSFENGNFLAQADFANRSLNWTATALDNSFTDTGTATIDGNRFVGTLAFGALGVNDSAQVVGSFYGPNAEEIAGVVSGNGTVNGAVVPVGGGFFGNKVP